From Harpia harpyja isolate bHarHar1 chromosome 19, bHarHar1 primary haplotype, whole genome shotgun sequence, one genomic window encodes:
- the MAMDC4 gene encoding apical endosomal glycoprotein isoform X1 has product MPLRAQRIPQQGPKPGSPDECHLQDTCALCHLPRAPCPDPRGLFSPVVSPIAGTILPSGSMVVNSCRSAAEQLCNFICDCSNCSDENQCGYLRGSAVLGTPFTCDFEEGDCGWQDVSTSAYRWVRGRASLATWGTGPHSDHTVGTDLGWFMVTVSPPAKTMATAWLRSPVMREAAATCEIRAWYHLSGSGEGAHGGHGWASGYQTRGSDDGGAVGRAGVICPHGRDRATGTSTWVLAILLASSMLCKQSWRDPGVPALVPRAGGVQFVPMPSAKGHVLGLPAGLNQTERPLLRLAMAYKDEVVGLWQSPERGGEGWHQLVAYPGRIAERFQLIFSLTQPPTCGAELALDDIVFRNCGLQEPGQQVCGAEESRCSRGFCLAQHRFCDGTDDCGDGSDEDATWCKSFTLCSFEQNLCSWEVAAGQPAWERNTSLNLGTAYGIPTRDHSNNSRAGFFLHVGSTSAMGASSPARLSSPTFQATNSCSLVLYCHLHGSATSSLSISYVTNSTKHLVRERTGDLGSCWVRERVDFNTTESFKVLIEGVTGSMGTVAIDDLILSPGCVQEQEKPLTTLLNQVGAGPCAAEEVACDSGGCIATELACDFAETCADGSDEKRCGATTFEAGAGGWHDVSVGQLRWGVQRATEPADTVLIGAFLALQAGEGQMVAAARARTPLLGPSGPACAMEMSYRIHSSPQGFLTISVVDHTTGITHLAWHMQGHGGTAGGRVHVPLGERTRPFQVELLGLVDLQDSASAAIDNVTFVQCHLDMVPPGATGMASGAWAGRTAMGRRAPWPPCPQRWVMLPWGLPGDCHPVPSPGTGPWCRSPRVRAEHASSPRTSAWGEPGEWGRGAEEKGHLGDPFAFGVPYPHSLTTVTSLRPALSCNFERGMCGWYQDQSSDFKWVRGTGQGQGSDHTTGLGYFMAVDPTAPWSRGQRAQLVTYRQEPIAAPHCLSFWYRLAGPQIGTLNLKLQLEGVEETVLWTRRGTQGSVWHRGWATLPATGRRQYRVAFEALRDGFLGDMALDDLALTAGPCGAELSCSFEAGACGLAASGQRTWLRQSNGTGTTAGPPADHTTGTATGHYMVVSTGRDSLPAGHAAALTSQPYRPSAPAQCLAFWYQLSGRTPGFLGVFVEQSGVRRKVMGISTMEGDAWHRGHVTVRPDGDWQAIFEAVGAGGNHGYIALDDLHVSDGACPEPASCDFERDMCGWSSPLDPHLHSFAWGWKSGVPLAKYPSPEQDHTLGTRNGHYVHFDTSVLGPGGTTARLESQHLPAAADSCLQFWYHMDIPEHLSCGELRVMLHSVAGQRTVWTMVGHRSQGWRGGVVPVRSPSEFQIIFEVTTRRWPIEGTVALDDIVYSTGRGCHSSQEVPMEEKSSGSFVAEVVLGLLLAVITLALVAAGGWYWLKRRGLVSATPAESNTPQGFDNITFRDDKVIISPVPKEGDEN; this is encoded by the exons ATGCCACTGAGAGCTCAGCGCATCCCCCAGCAGGGTCCCAAACCAGGGAGCCCAGACGAATGTCACCTGCAGGACACGTGTGCTCTCTGTCACTTGCCACGGGCACCATGCCCAGATCCTCGCGGTCTTTTCAGCCCCGTTGTCTCTCCCATAGCTGGGACCATCCTCCCCAGCGGGTCCATGGTTGTCAACAGCTGCAGGAGTGCAGCCGAGCAGCTCTGCAACTTCATCTGTGACTGCAGCAACTGCTCTGATGAGAATCAGTGTG GGTACCTGCGGGGCTCGGCGGTGCTGGGCACCCCATTCACCTGTGATTTTGAGGAAGGCGACTGTGGCTGGCAGGACGTGAGCACCTCGGCTTACAGATGGGTGCGGGGCCGGGCCAGCCTGGCCACGTGGGGCACAGGGCCCCACTCAGACCACACCGTGGGCACCGACTTGG ggtGGTTCATGGTGACCGTGTCCCCCCCGGCAAAGACCATGGCCACAGCCTGGCTCAGGTCACCAGTGATGCGGGAAGCAGCTGCCACGTGCGAGATCAGGGCCTGGTACCACCTCTCAGGAAGCGGTGAGGGTGCCCATGGTGGGCACGGATGGGCCTCAGGGTACCAGACACGGGGAAGTGATGAtgggggggcagtggggagggctggggtcaTCTGCCCCCATGGCAGGGACAGAGCCACCGGCACCTCAACGTGGGTCCTTGCCATCCTGCTCGCCTCTTCCATGCTCTGCAAGCAGAGCTGGCGGGACCCAGGGGTCCCGGCTCTGGTCCCCAGAGCTGGTGGGGTGCAGTTCGTCCCCATGCCCAGTGCCAAGGGCCATGTTTTGGGGCTCCCTGCAGGGCTCAACCAGACGGAGCGGCCGCTGCTGCGCTTGGCCATGGCATACAAGGATGAGGTGGTGGGGCTGTGGCAGAGCCCCGAGCGTGGAGGCGAGGGCTGGCACCAGCTGGTCGCCTACCCAGGCCGGATTGCAGAGCGGTTCCAG CTCATCTTCTCCCTGACACAACCGCCCACGTGCGGGGCAGAGCTGGCGCTCGATGACATCGTCTTCAGGAACTGCGGCTTGCAGG AGCCCGGGCAGCAGGTCTGTGGGGCGGAGGAGAGCCGCTGCAGCCGGGGCTTCTGCCTGGCACAACACCGCTTCTGTGATGGCACCGATGACTGTGGAGACGGATCGGACGAGGATGCAACGTGGTGCA agtCCTTCACTCTCTGCTCCTTTGAGCAAAAtctctgcagctgggaggtgGCGGCTGGGCAGCCGGCGTGGGAGAGAAACACGAGCCTGAACCTGGGGACCGCATACGGTATCCCCACCCGGGACCACAGCAATAACAGCAGGGCAG gttttttcctccatgtGGGCAGCACCTCAGCCATGGGGGCCAGCAGCCCGGCCCGGCTCAGCAGTCCCACTTTCCAGGCCACCAACTCCTGCTCC ctcGTGCTGTACTGCCACCTCCACGGCTCGGCCACCAGCAGCCTCAGCATCTCCTACGTGACCAACTCCACCAAGCACCTGGTGAGGGAGAGGACGGGGGACCTGGGCAGCTGCTGGGTCCGGGAGAGAGTGGACTTCAACACAACAGAGAGCTTCAAG GTGCTGATCGAGGGGGTGACTGGCAGCATGGGGACTGTGGCCATCGATGACCTGATCCTGTCTCCGGGCTGTGTGCAGGAGCAGG AGAAGCCTTTGACCACACTGCTGAACCAGGTGGGTGCCGGACCCTGCGCAGCTGAGGAGGTGGCCTGCGACAGCGGGGGCTGCATCGCCACAGAGCTGGCCTGCGACTTCGCCGAGACGTGTGCCGATGGCTCCGATGAGAAGCGCTGCG GAGCAACCACCTTCGAggcgggggctgggggctggcacGATGTCAGTGTGGGGCAGCTGCGCTGGGGTGTGCAGAGGGCCACTGAGCCTGCCGACACCGTCCTCATAG GGGCTTTCCTGGCCCTCCAGGCAGGAGAAGGACAAATGGTGGCTGCTGCGAGGGCGCGCACGCCGCTGCTGGGCCCCTCCGGCCCCGCCTGTGCCATGGAGATGAGCTACCGCATCCACAGCAGCCCCCAAG GCTTCCTCACCATCAGCGTAGTGGATCACACCACTGGCATCACCCACCTGGCCTGGCACATGCAGGGGCACGGCGGCACAGCCGGGGGACGTGTCCATGTCCCACTGGGAGAAAGGACCCGACCCTTCCAG GTcgagctgctggggctggtggatCTGCAAGACTCGGCGAGCGCCGCGATCGATAACGTGACATTTGTGCAGTGCCACCTTGACATGGTGCCGCCGGGGGCCACGGGTATGGCCAGCGGCGCGTGGGCAGGGAGGACGGCCATGGGCAGGAGGGCACCCTGGCCCCCCTGCCCGCAGAGATGGGTAATGCTCCCATGGGGGCTGCCTGGTGACTGtcaccctgtccccagcccagggacAGGACCATGGTGCAGAAGCCCTAGGGTCAGGGCTGAGCACGCATCCAGTCCCAGGACATCTGCATGGGGTGAACctggggagtggggcaggggagcagaggaaaagggacATTTGGGGGACCCATTTGCTTTTGGGGTACCTTATCCCCACTCCCTCACCACTGTCACCTCTCTCCGGCCAGCGCTGTCCTGCAACTTCGAGAGGGGCATGTGCGGCTGGTACCAGGATCAATCCAGTGACTTCAAATGGGTCCgtggcacagggcaggggcagggctccGACCACACTACCGGCTTGG GCTACTTCATGGCCGTGGACCCCACCGCGCCGTGGAGCCGTGGGCAGAGGGCACAGCTTGTCACCTATCGCCAGGAGCCCATTGCCGCCCCGCACTGCCTCTCCTTCTGGTACCGCCTGGCCGGCCCACAGATTG GCACCCTAAACCTCaagctgcagctggaaggagTGGAGGAGACGGTGCTATGGACCCGACGGGGGACCCAGGGCAGTGTTTGGCACCGGGGATGGGCAACGCTGCCTGCCACGGGCCGGCGGCAGTACCGG GTAGCCTTCGAGGCTCTGCGGGATGGGTTCCTGGGGGACATGGCGCTGGACGACCTGGCGCTGACAGCGGGGCCCTGTGGGGCTGAGCTCTCCTGCTCCTTCGAGGCGGGTGCCTGCGGGCTGGCAGCCAGTGGGCAGCGCACCTGGCTGCGGCAGAGCAATGGCACTGGCACCACTGCCGGCCCTCCGGCTGACCACACCACCGGCACTGCCACAG GCCATTATATGGTGGTGAGCACGGGCAGGGACTCCCTGCCTGCAGGGCACGCAGCTGCCCTCACCTCCCAGCCCTACCGGCCCTCTGCACCTGCCCAGTGCCTGGCCTTCTGGTACCAGCTGAGCGGCAGGACCCCAG GCTTCCTCGGGGTCTTTGTGGAGCAGAGTGGGGTGCGGAGGAAGGTGATGGGCATAAGCACCATGGAGGGGGATGCCTGGCACCGCGGCCACGTCACTGTCCGGCCGGATGGGGACTGGCAG GCAATATTCGAGGCGGTGGGAGCTGGGGGCAACCACGGGTACATCGCGCTGGATGACCTGCATGTGTCGGACGGAGCCTGCCCCGAGCCAG CGTCCTGTGACTTCGAGCGGGACATGTGCGGCTGGAGCAGCCCCCTAGACCCCCACCTGCACAGCTTTGCCTGGGGCTGGAAGAGCGGGGTGCCCCTTGCCAAGTaccccagccctgagcaggatCACACCCTGGGCACAAGGAACG GTCACTACGTGCACTTTGACACCAGTGTGCTGGGCCCAGGGGGCACCACTGCCCGGCTGGAGAGCCAgcatctgcctgctgctgccgACTCCTGCCTGCAGTTCTGGTACCACATGGACATCCCGGAGCACCTCT CCTGTGGGGAGCTGCGGGTGATGCTGCACAGCGTGGCGGGGCAACGCACAGTGTGGACCATGGTGGGGCACCGGAGCCAGGGCTGGCGGGGCGGTGTGGTGCCTGTGCGGAGCCCCAGCGAGTTCCAG ATCATCTTTGAGGTCACCACACGGAGGTGGCCAATAGAGGGGACAGTGGCGCTGGACGACATCGTGTACAGCACTGGGAGGGGCTGCCATTCCAGCCAGGAGGTGCCAATGGAAG agAAATCCTCTGGCAGCTTTGTGGCAGAGGTGGTGCTTGGTCTTCTCCTGGCTGTCATCACCCTGGCACTGGTGGCTGCCGGAGGCTGGTACTGGCTGAAGCGGCGAGGGCTGGTGAGCGCAACGCCAGCGGAGAGCAACACTCCGCAGGGCTTCGACAACATCACTTTTCGAGAT GACAAGGTCATTATATCTCCAGTGCCAAAAGAAGGGGATGAGAATTGA
- the MAMDC4 gene encoding apical endosomal glycoprotein isoform X2 encodes MARPVVLTLLLLLAGTILPSGSMVVNSCRSAAEQLCNFICDCSNCSDENQCGYLRGSAVLGTPFTCDFEEGDCGWQDVSTSAYRWVRGRASLATWGTGPHSDHTVGTDLGWFMVTVSPPAKTMATAWLRSPVMREAAATCEIRAWYHLSGSGEGAHGGHGWASGYQTRGSDDGGAVGRAGVICPHGRDRATGTSTWVLAILLASSMLCKQSWRDPGVPALVPRAGGVQFVPMPSAKGHVLGLPAGLNQTERPLLRLAMAYKDEVVGLWQSPERGGEGWHQLVAYPGRIAERFQLIFSLTQPPTCGAELALDDIVFRNCGLQEPGQQVCGAEESRCSRGFCLAQHRFCDGTDDCGDGSDEDATWCKSFTLCSFEQNLCSWEVAAGQPAWERNTSLNLGTAYGIPTRDHSNNSRAGFFLHVGSTSAMGASSPARLSSPTFQATNSCSLVLYCHLHGSATSSLSISYVTNSTKHLVRERTGDLGSCWVRERVDFNTTESFKVLIEGVTGSMGTVAIDDLILSPGCVQEQEKPLTTLLNQVGAGPCAAEEVACDSGGCIATELACDFAETCADGSDEKRCGATTFEAGAGGWHDVSVGQLRWGVQRATEPADTVLIGAFLALQAGEGQMVAAARARTPLLGPSGPACAMEMSYRIHSSPQGFLTISVVDHTTGITHLAWHMQGHGGTAGGRVHVPLGERTRPFQVELLGLVDLQDSASAAIDNVTFVQCHLDMVPPGATGMASGAWAGRTAMGRRAPWPPCPQRWVMLPWGLPGDCHPVPSPGTGPWCRSPRVRAEHASSPRTSAWGEPGEWGRGAEEKGHLGDPFAFGVPYPHSLTTVTSLRPALSCNFERGMCGWYQDQSSDFKWVRGTGQGQGSDHTTGLGYFMAVDPTAPWSRGQRAQLVTYRQEPIAAPHCLSFWYRLAGPQIGTLNLKLQLEGVEETVLWTRRGTQGSVWHRGWATLPATGRRQYRVAFEALRDGFLGDMALDDLALTAGPCGAELSCSFEAGACGLAASGQRTWLRQSNGTGTTAGPPADHTTGTATGHYMVVSTGRDSLPAGHAAALTSQPYRPSAPAQCLAFWYQLSGRTPGFLGVFVEQSGVRRKVMGISTMEGDAWHRGHVTVRPDGDWQAIFEAVGAGGNHGYIALDDLHVSDGACPEPASCDFERDMCGWSSPLDPHLHSFAWGWKSGVPLAKYPSPEQDHTLGTRNGHYVHFDTSVLGPGGTTARLESQHLPAAADSCLQFWYHMDIPEHLSCGELRVMLHSVAGQRTVWTMVGHRSQGWRGGVVPVRSPSEFQIIFEVTTRRWPIEGTVALDDIVYSTGRGCHSSQEVPMEEKSSGSFVAEVVLGLLLAVITLALVAAGGWYWLKRRGLVSATPAESNTPQGFDNITFRDDKVIISPVPKEGDEN; translated from the exons ATGGCCAGGCCAGTGGTGCtcaccctcctgctgctgctgg CTGGGACCATCCTCCCCAGCGGGTCCATGGTTGTCAACAGCTGCAGGAGTGCAGCCGAGCAGCTCTGCAACTTCATCTGTGACTGCAGCAACTGCTCTGATGAGAATCAGTGTG GGTACCTGCGGGGCTCGGCGGTGCTGGGCACCCCATTCACCTGTGATTTTGAGGAAGGCGACTGTGGCTGGCAGGACGTGAGCACCTCGGCTTACAGATGGGTGCGGGGCCGGGCCAGCCTGGCCACGTGGGGCACAGGGCCCCACTCAGACCACACCGTGGGCACCGACTTGG ggtGGTTCATGGTGACCGTGTCCCCCCCGGCAAAGACCATGGCCACAGCCTGGCTCAGGTCACCAGTGATGCGGGAAGCAGCTGCCACGTGCGAGATCAGGGCCTGGTACCACCTCTCAGGAAGCGGTGAGGGTGCCCATGGTGGGCACGGATGGGCCTCAGGGTACCAGACACGGGGAAGTGATGAtgggggggcagtggggagggctggggtcaTCTGCCCCCATGGCAGGGACAGAGCCACCGGCACCTCAACGTGGGTCCTTGCCATCCTGCTCGCCTCTTCCATGCTCTGCAAGCAGAGCTGGCGGGACCCAGGGGTCCCGGCTCTGGTCCCCAGAGCTGGTGGGGTGCAGTTCGTCCCCATGCCCAGTGCCAAGGGCCATGTTTTGGGGCTCCCTGCAGGGCTCAACCAGACGGAGCGGCCGCTGCTGCGCTTGGCCATGGCATACAAGGATGAGGTGGTGGGGCTGTGGCAGAGCCCCGAGCGTGGAGGCGAGGGCTGGCACCAGCTGGTCGCCTACCCAGGCCGGATTGCAGAGCGGTTCCAG CTCATCTTCTCCCTGACACAACCGCCCACGTGCGGGGCAGAGCTGGCGCTCGATGACATCGTCTTCAGGAACTGCGGCTTGCAGG AGCCCGGGCAGCAGGTCTGTGGGGCGGAGGAGAGCCGCTGCAGCCGGGGCTTCTGCCTGGCACAACACCGCTTCTGTGATGGCACCGATGACTGTGGAGACGGATCGGACGAGGATGCAACGTGGTGCA agtCCTTCACTCTCTGCTCCTTTGAGCAAAAtctctgcagctgggaggtgGCGGCTGGGCAGCCGGCGTGGGAGAGAAACACGAGCCTGAACCTGGGGACCGCATACGGTATCCCCACCCGGGACCACAGCAATAACAGCAGGGCAG gttttttcctccatgtGGGCAGCACCTCAGCCATGGGGGCCAGCAGCCCGGCCCGGCTCAGCAGTCCCACTTTCCAGGCCACCAACTCCTGCTCC ctcGTGCTGTACTGCCACCTCCACGGCTCGGCCACCAGCAGCCTCAGCATCTCCTACGTGACCAACTCCACCAAGCACCTGGTGAGGGAGAGGACGGGGGACCTGGGCAGCTGCTGGGTCCGGGAGAGAGTGGACTTCAACACAACAGAGAGCTTCAAG GTGCTGATCGAGGGGGTGACTGGCAGCATGGGGACTGTGGCCATCGATGACCTGATCCTGTCTCCGGGCTGTGTGCAGGAGCAGG AGAAGCCTTTGACCACACTGCTGAACCAGGTGGGTGCCGGACCCTGCGCAGCTGAGGAGGTGGCCTGCGACAGCGGGGGCTGCATCGCCACAGAGCTGGCCTGCGACTTCGCCGAGACGTGTGCCGATGGCTCCGATGAGAAGCGCTGCG GAGCAACCACCTTCGAggcgggggctgggggctggcacGATGTCAGTGTGGGGCAGCTGCGCTGGGGTGTGCAGAGGGCCACTGAGCCTGCCGACACCGTCCTCATAG GGGCTTTCCTGGCCCTCCAGGCAGGAGAAGGACAAATGGTGGCTGCTGCGAGGGCGCGCACGCCGCTGCTGGGCCCCTCCGGCCCCGCCTGTGCCATGGAGATGAGCTACCGCATCCACAGCAGCCCCCAAG GCTTCCTCACCATCAGCGTAGTGGATCACACCACTGGCATCACCCACCTGGCCTGGCACATGCAGGGGCACGGCGGCACAGCCGGGGGACGTGTCCATGTCCCACTGGGAGAAAGGACCCGACCCTTCCAG GTcgagctgctggggctggtggatCTGCAAGACTCGGCGAGCGCCGCGATCGATAACGTGACATTTGTGCAGTGCCACCTTGACATGGTGCCGCCGGGGGCCACGGGTATGGCCAGCGGCGCGTGGGCAGGGAGGACGGCCATGGGCAGGAGGGCACCCTGGCCCCCCTGCCCGCAGAGATGGGTAATGCTCCCATGGGGGCTGCCTGGTGACTGtcaccctgtccccagcccagggacAGGACCATGGTGCAGAAGCCCTAGGGTCAGGGCTGAGCACGCATCCAGTCCCAGGACATCTGCATGGGGTGAACctggggagtggggcaggggagcagaggaaaagggacATTTGGGGGACCCATTTGCTTTTGGGGTACCTTATCCCCACTCCCTCACCACTGTCACCTCTCTCCGGCCAGCGCTGTCCTGCAACTTCGAGAGGGGCATGTGCGGCTGGTACCAGGATCAATCCAGTGACTTCAAATGGGTCCgtggcacagggcaggggcagggctccGACCACACTACCGGCTTGG GCTACTTCATGGCCGTGGACCCCACCGCGCCGTGGAGCCGTGGGCAGAGGGCACAGCTTGTCACCTATCGCCAGGAGCCCATTGCCGCCCCGCACTGCCTCTCCTTCTGGTACCGCCTGGCCGGCCCACAGATTG GCACCCTAAACCTCaagctgcagctggaaggagTGGAGGAGACGGTGCTATGGACCCGACGGGGGACCCAGGGCAGTGTTTGGCACCGGGGATGGGCAACGCTGCCTGCCACGGGCCGGCGGCAGTACCGG GTAGCCTTCGAGGCTCTGCGGGATGGGTTCCTGGGGGACATGGCGCTGGACGACCTGGCGCTGACAGCGGGGCCCTGTGGGGCTGAGCTCTCCTGCTCCTTCGAGGCGGGTGCCTGCGGGCTGGCAGCCAGTGGGCAGCGCACCTGGCTGCGGCAGAGCAATGGCACTGGCACCACTGCCGGCCCTCCGGCTGACCACACCACCGGCACTGCCACAG GCCATTATATGGTGGTGAGCACGGGCAGGGACTCCCTGCCTGCAGGGCACGCAGCTGCCCTCACCTCCCAGCCCTACCGGCCCTCTGCACCTGCCCAGTGCCTGGCCTTCTGGTACCAGCTGAGCGGCAGGACCCCAG GCTTCCTCGGGGTCTTTGTGGAGCAGAGTGGGGTGCGGAGGAAGGTGATGGGCATAAGCACCATGGAGGGGGATGCCTGGCACCGCGGCCACGTCACTGTCCGGCCGGATGGGGACTGGCAG GCAATATTCGAGGCGGTGGGAGCTGGGGGCAACCACGGGTACATCGCGCTGGATGACCTGCATGTGTCGGACGGAGCCTGCCCCGAGCCAG CGTCCTGTGACTTCGAGCGGGACATGTGCGGCTGGAGCAGCCCCCTAGACCCCCACCTGCACAGCTTTGCCTGGGGCTGGAAGAGCGGGGTGCCCCTTGCCAAGTaccccagccctgagcaggatCACACCCTGGGCACAAGGAACG GTCACTACGTGCACTTTGACACCAGTGTGCTGGGCCCAGGGGGCACCACTGCCCGGCTGGAGAGCCAgcatctgcctgctgctgccgACTCCTGCCTGCAGTTCTGGTACCACATGGACATCCCGGAGCACCTCT CCTGTGGGGAGCTGCGGGTGATGCTGCACAGCGTGGCGGGGCAACGCACAGTGTGGACCATGGTGGGGCACCGGAGCCAGGGCTGGCGGGGCGGTGTGGTGCCTGTGCGGAGCCCCAGCGAGTTCCAG ATCATCTTTGAGGTCACCACACGGAGGTGGCCAATAGAGGGGACAGTGGCGCTGGACGACATCGTGTACAGCACTGGGAGGGGCTGCCATTCCAGCCAGGAGGTGCCAATGGAAG agAAATCCTCTGGCAGCTTTGTGGCAGAGGTGGTGCTTGGTCTTCTCCTGGCTGTCATCACCCTGGCACTGGTGGCTGCCGGAGGCTGGTACTGGCTGAAGCGGCGAGGGCTGGTGAGCGCAACGCCAGCGGAGAGCAACACTCCGCAGGGCTTCGACAACATCACTTTTCGAGAT GACAAGGTCATTATATCTCCAGTGCCAAAAGAAGGGGATGAGAATTGA